Proteins from a genomic interval of Oncorhynchus kisutch isolate 150728-3 linkage group LG28, Okis_V2, whole genome shotgun sequence:
- the prr11 gene encoding proline-rich protein 11 isoform X4 yields the protein MSKRLQETPKPIVTPVITQLGNCDPITQTSPVPLLGVRGLLLAFGRVCQIWRNCLSQSFSGFLKTFFFWRGYAKQLETLQNQMAELQREMDALHSALQGGSTACHCHGTVAGGLVRPMFPTPPPLPLGCGSSVDPLPALTPPVPAPPPPPPPPPPPPPSTTFLQPYVPKKRVASNAQQSSKEKQDLLVAVTLRDLQTVKLRKVIVSSVKSKRTPEKIRAPLVTVADLQNVRLKRSHCQLLPKLPKCLSAGRTPSKNPMSLRTQLKRVQINRSPGGTPLFDKENMEAGTGLTPIMTQALQRKFQSALPRGPSPKAKNCNGSFDNQN from the exons ATGAGTAAAAGGCTTCAAGAAACACCTAAGCCCATCGTCACACCTGTAATCACACA ACTTGGAAATTGTGACCCAATCACCCAAACCAGTCCAGTTCCTTTGCTGGGTGTCAGAGGGTTGCTGCTGGCTTTTGGCAGGGTATGCCAAATCTGGAGGAACTGCCTGAGCCAG TCATTTTCTGGATTCTTGAAAACATTTTTCTTCTGGCGGGGGTATGCCAAACAATTAGAGACCCTCCAGAATCAAATGGCTGAGctgcagagggagatggatgcCTTGCATTCTGCTCTTCAG GGGGGTAGCACTGCATGCCACTGCCATGGGACTGTGGCTGGTGGCTTAGTCCGTCCAATGTTCCctactcctccccctcttccgTTGGGCTGTGGGTCCAGTGTAGACCCTCTCCCTGCTCTCACACCACCAGTCccagctcctccaccacctccaccaccgccacctcctcctcccccatctacCACTTTTCTGCAGCCCTACGTCCCTAAAAAAAGAGTGGCCTCCAATGCTCAACAG AGCTCCAAGGAGAAGCAGGACTTACTGGTGGCTGTGACCCTCAGGGATTTACAGACTGTTAAACTGAGAAAGGTCATTGTCAGCAGTGTGAAATCAAAG AGGACTCCAGAGAAAATACGTGCCCCTCTGGTCACTGTGGCAGACCTGCAGAATGTCCGTCTGAAACGATCCCACTGCCAACTGCTCCCTAAGCTCCCCAAATGCCTTAGCGCTGGCAG AACACCTTCTAAAAACCCCATGAGTCTGCGTACACAGCTGAAGAGAGTTCAAATCAATAG GAGTCCTGGTGGTACTCCTCTGTTTGACAAGGAGAATATGGAGGCAGGCACTGGCCTCACCCCCATCATGACTCAGGCTCTGCAACGCAAGTTCCAG AGTGCCTTACCACGAGGACCGTCTCCAAAGGCAAAGAATTGCAATGGAAGCTTTGATAATCAAAACTGA
- the tmem120aa gene encoding transmembrane protein 120A-A isoform X1: MCFYCFISCPGGWSQMILQVKKPDVELQGWRGYTWNKMLFNQTSLADCLQEWEGLEKDFQRVQETHRLYKQKLEEVSKLQDSCSNAIARQRKKLKELTVSLEECKETPSPEEINAINGIQESIKDRPNVFFEMESFLPKKNGLYLSLVLGNVNVTLLNKHSKFAYKDEYEKFKLVLTVLLLVFSFTCRFVFSYRAIDALFNFLLVWYYCTLTIRESILISNGSRIKGWWVFHHYVFCFLSGVMLTWPEGILYQMFRNQFLTYCLYQSFVQFLQYYYQSGCLYRLRALGESHNMDLTVEGFQSWMWRGLTFLLPFLFFGHFWQLYNGLTLFRMAQLPECKEWQVFMCGCSYLVLFMGNFSTTLGVVYHKYIHNQDKSKSL; encoded by the exons ATGTGTTTTTATTG tttcatcagctgtcccggTGGCTGGTcccagatgatcctgcaggtgaagaagccggatgtggagctccagggctggcgtggttacacatg GAATAAAATGTTATTCAACCAAACTAGTTTGGCTGATTGCTTACAGGAGTGGGAGGGTCTGGAAAAGGACTTTCAACGGGTCCAG GAGACTCACCGTCTGTATAAACAGAAGCTTGAGGAGGTCTCCAAGCTTCAAGACAGCTGTTCCAATGCCATAGCACGACAGAGGAAGAAATTAAAAGAGCTCACAGTGTCGCTGGAAGA ATGCAAAGAAACACCGAGTCCAGAGGAAATTAATGCAATAAATGGGATCCAGGAATCTATCAAGGACAGACCAAATGTTTTCTTTGAAATGGAGTCTTTCCTGCCAAAGAAGAATGG GTTATACCTCAGTCTCGTTCTTGGGAACGTGAATGTAACATTGCTCAACAAGCACTCCAA ATTTGCCTACAAAGATGAATATGAGAAATTCAAATTGGTCCTCACCGTCCTACTCCTCGTCTTCTCATTCACATGTCGCTTTGTATTTAGTTACAG AGCCATAGATGCTCTCTTCAACTTCCTGCTGGTGTGGTACTACTGCACACTGACCATTCGGGAGAGTATCCTCATTAGCAATGGCTCCAG GATCAAGGGTTGGTGGGTGTTTCATCACTATGTGTTCTGCTTCCTGTCTGGAGTGATGCTGACTTG GCCGGAAGGCATACTCTACCAGATGTTCAGGAATCAGTTTCTCACCTACTGCTTGTACCAAA GTTTTGTCCAGTTTCTCCAGTACTACTACCAGAGTGGCTGTCTGTACAGACTTCGAGCCCTGGGAGAGAGTCACAACATGGACTTGACAGTTG AGGGTTTCCAGTCGTGGATGTGGCGAGGCCTGACCTTCCTTCTGCCCTTCCTGTTCTTTGGTCAT TTCTGGCAGCTTTACAATGGCCTAACACTGTTCAGGATGGCCCAGCTCCCAGAGTGTAAAGAGTGGcaa GTCTTCATGTGTGGCTGCTCCTACCTTGTGTTGTTCATGGGGAACTTCTCCACCACACTTGGAGTAGTCTACCATAAGTACATCCACAACCAAGACAAGTCCAAGAGCCTATAA
- the prr11 gene encoding proline-rich protein 11 isoform X5, which translates to MPNLEELPEPDGGIQILRHCNGEKCTANLANKAFMSFSGFLKTFFFWRGYAKQLETLQNQMAELQREMDALHSALQQGGSTACHCHGTVAGGLVRPMFPTPPPLPLGCGSSVDPLPALTPPVPAPPPPPPPPPPPPPSTTFLQPYVPKKRVASNAQQSSKEKQDLLVAVTLRDLQTVKLRKVIVSSVKSKRTPEKIRAPLVTVADLQNVRLKRSHCQLLPKLPKCLSAGRTPSKNPMSLRTQLKRVQINRSPGGTPLFDKENMEAGTGLTPIMTQALQRKFQSALPRGPSPKAKNCNGSFDNQN; encoded by the exons ATGCCAAATCTGGAGGAACTGCCTGAGCCAG ATGGAGGAATTCAGATATTACGTCACTGTAACGGAGAGAAATGTACGGCGAACTTAGCAAACAAGGCATTTATG TCATTTTCTGGATTCTTGAAAACATTTTTCTTCTGGCGGGGGTATGCCAAACAATTAGAGACCCTCCAGAATCAAATGGCTGAGctgcagagggagatggatgcCTTGCATTCTGCTCTTCAG CAGGGGGGTAGCACTGCATGCCACTGCCATGGGACTGTGGCTGGTGGCTTAGTCCGTCCAATGTTCCctactcctccccctcttccgTTGGGCTGTGGGTCCAGTGTAGACCCTCTCCCTGCTCTCACACCACCAGTCccagctcctccaccacctccaccaccgccacctcctcctcccccatctacCACTTTTCTGCAGCCCTACGTCCCTAAAAAAAGAGTGGCCTCCAATGCTCAACAG AGCTCCAAGGAGAAGCAGGACTTACTGGTGGCTGTGACCCTCAGGGATTTACAGACTGTTAAACTGAGAAAGGTCATTGTCAGCAGTGTGAAATCAAAG AGGACTCCAGAGAAAATACGTGCCCCTCTGGTCACTGTGGCAGACCTGCAGAATGTCCGTCTGAAACGATCCCACTGCCAACTGCTCCCTAAGCTCCCCAAATGCCTTAGCGCTGGCAG AACACCTTCTAAAAACCCCATGAGTCTGCGTACACAGCTGAAGAGAGTTCAAATCAATAG GAGTCCTGGTGGTACTCCTCTGTTTGACAAGGAGAATATGGAGGCAGGCACTGGCCTCACCCCCATCATGACTCAGGCTCTGCAACGCAAGTTCCAG AGTGCCTTACCACGAGGACCGTCTCCAAAGGCAAAGAATTGCAATGGAAGCTTTGATAATCAAAACTGA
- the prr11 gene encoding proline-rich protein 11 isoform X3, protein MSKRLQETPKPIVTPVITQLGNCDPITQTSPVPLLGVRGLLLAFGRVCQIWRNCLSQSFSGFLKTFFFWRGYAKQLETLQNQMAELQREMDALHSALQQGGSTACHCHGTVAGGLVRPMFPTPPPLPLGCGSSVDPLPALTPPVPAPPPPPPPPPPPPPSTTFLQPYVPKKRVASNAQQSSKEKQDLLVAVTLRDLQTVKLRKVIVSSVKSKRTPEKIRAPLVTVADLQNVRLKRSHCQLLPKLPKCLSAGRTPSKNPMSLRTQLKRVQINRSPGGTPLFDKENMEAGTGLTPIMTQALQRKFQSALPRGPSPKAKNCNGSFDNQN, encoded by the exons ATGAGTAAAAGGCTTCAAGAAACACCTAAGCCCATCGTCACACCTGTAATCACACA ACTTGGAAATTGTGACCCAATCACCCAAACCAGTCCAGTTCCTTTGCTGGGTGTCAGAGGGTTGCTGCTGGCTTTTGGCAGGGTATGCCAAATCTGGAGGAACTGCCTGAGCCAG TCATTTTCTGGATTCTTGAAAACATTTTTCTTCTGGCGGGGGTATGCCAAACAATTAGAGACCCTCCAGAATCAAATGGCTGAGctgcagagggagatggatgcCTTGCATTCTGCTCTTCAG CAGGGGGGTAGCACTGCATGCCACTGCCATGGGACTGTGGCTGGTGGCTTAGTCCGTCCAATGTTCCctactcctccccctcttccgTTGGGCTGTGGGTCCAGTGTAGACCCTCTCCCTGCTCTCACACCACCAGTCccagctcctccaccacctccaccaccgccacctcctcctcccccatctacCACTTTTCTGCAGCCCTACGTCCCTAAAAAAAGAGTGGCCTCCAATGCTCAACAG AGCTCCAAGGAGAAGCAGGACTTACTGGTGGCTGTGACCCTCAGGGATTTACAGACTGTTAAACTGAGAAAGGTCATTGTCAGCAGTGTGAAATCAAAG AGGACTCCAGAGAAAATACGTGCCCCTCTGGTCACTGTGGCAGACCTGCAGAATGTCCGTCTGAAACGATCCCACTGCCAACTGCTCCCTAAGCTCCCCAAATGCCTTAGCGCTGGCAG AACACCTTCTAAAAACCCCATGAGTCTGCGTACACAGCTGAAGAGAGTTCAAATCAATAG GAGTCCTGGTGGTACTCCTCTGTTTGACAAGGAGAATATGGAGGCAGGCACTGGCCTCACCCCCATCATGACTCAGGCTCTGCAACGCAAGTTCCAG AGTGCCTTACCACGAGGACCGTCTCCAAAGGCAAAGAATTGCAATGGAAGCTTTGATAATCAAAACTGA
- the tmem120aa gene encoding transmembrane protein 120A-A isoform X2, with amino-acid sequence MLFNQTSLADCLQEWEGLEKDFQRVQETHRLYKQKLEEVSKLQDSCSNAIARQRKKLKELTVSLEECKETPSPEEINAINGIQESIKDRPNVFFEMESFLPKKNGLYLSLVLGNVNVTLLNKHSKFAYKDEYEKFKLVLTVLLLVFSFTCRFVFSYRAIDALFNFLLVWYYCTLTIRESILISNGSRIKGWWVFHHYVFCFLSGVMLTWPEGILYQMFRNQFLTYCLYQSFVQFLQYYYQSGCLYRLRALGESHNMDLTVEGFQSWMWRGLTFLLPFLFFGHFWQLYNGLTLFRMAQLPECKEWQVFMCGCSYLVLFMGNFSTTLGVVYHKYIHNQDKSKSL; translated from the exons ATGTTATTCAACCAAACTAGTTTGGCTGATTGCTTACAGGAGTGGGAGGGTCTGGAAAAGGACTTTCAACGGGTCCAG GAGACTCACCGTCTGTATAAACAGAAGCTTGAGGAGGTCTCCAAGCTTCAAGACAGCTGTTCCAATGCCATAGCACGACAGAGGAAGAAATTAAAAGAGCTCACAGTGTCGCTGGAAGA ATGCAAAGAAACACCGAGTCCAGAGGAAATTAATGCAATAAATGGGATCCAGGAATCTATCAAGGACAGACCAAATGTTTTCTTTGAAATGGAGTCTTTCCTGCCAAAGAAGAATGG GTTATACCTCAGTCTCGTTCTTGGGAACGTGAATGTAACATTGCTCAACAAGCACTCCAA ATTTGCCTACAAAGATGAATATGAGAAATTCAAATTGGTCCTCACCGTCCTACTCCTCGTCTTCTCATTCACATGTCGCTTTGTATTTAGTTACAG AGCCATAGATGCTCTCTTCAACTTCCTGCTGGTGTGGTACTACTGCACACTGACCATTCGGGAGAGTATCCTCATTAGCAATGGCTCCAG GATCAAGGGTTGGTGGGTGTTTCATCACTATGTGTTCTGCTTCCTGTCTGGAGTGATGCTGACTTG GCCGGAAGGCATACTCTACCAGATGTTCAGGAATCAGTTTCTCACCTACTGCTTGTACCAAA GTTTTGTCCAGTTTCTCCAGTACTACTACCAGAGTGGCTGTCTGTACAGACTTCGAGCCCTGGGAGAGAGTCACAACATGGACTTGACAGTTG AGGGTTTCCAGTCGTGGATGTGGCGAGGCCTGACCTTCCTTCTGCCCTTCCTGTTCTTTGGTCAT TTCTGGCAGCTTTACAATGGCCTAACACTGTTCAGGATGGCCCAGCTCCCAGAGTGTAAAGAGTGGcaa GTCTTCATGTGTGGCTGCTCCTACCTTGTGTTGTTCATGGGGAACTTCTCCACCACACTTGGAGTAGTCTACCATAAGTACATCCACAACCAAGACAAGTCCAAGAGCCTATAA
- the tmem120aa gene encoding transmembrane protein 120A-A isoform X3, translated as MCFYCFISCPGGWSQMILQVKKPDVELQGWRGYTWNKMLFNQTSLADCLQEWEGLEKDFQRVQETHRLYKQKLEEVSKLQDSCSNAIARQRKKLKELTVSLEECKETPSPEEINAINGIQESIKDRPNVFFEMESFLPKKNGLYLSLVLGNVNVTLLNKHSKFAYKDEYEKFKLVLTVLLLVFSFTCRFVFSYRAIDALFNFLLVWYYCTLTIRESILISNGSRIKGWWVFHHYVFCFLSGVMLTWPEGILYQMFRNQFLTYCLYQSFVQFLQYYYQSGCLYRLRALGESHNMDLTVVRDRFAPASA; from the exons ATGTGTTTTTATTG tttcatcagctgtcccggTGGCTGGTcccagatgatcctgcaggtgaagaagccggatgtggagctccagggctggcgtggttacacatg GAATAAAATGTTATTCAACCAAACTAGTTTGGCTGATTGCTTACAGGAGTGGGAGGGTCTGGAAAAGGACTTTCAACGGGTCCAG GAGACTCACCGTCTGTATAAACAGAAGCTTGAGGAGGTCTCCAAGCTTCAAGACAGCTGTTCCAATGCCATAGCACGACAGAGGAAGAAATTAAAAGAGCTCACAGTGTCGCTGGAAGA ATGCAAAGAAACACCGAGTCCAGAGGAAATTAATGCAATAAATGGGATCCAGGAATCTATCAAGGACAGACCAAATGTTTTCTTTGAAATGGAGTCTTTCCTGCCAAAGAAGAATGG GTTATACCTCAGTCTCGTTCTTGGGAACGTGAATGTAACATTGCTCAACAAGCACTCCAA ATTTGCCTACAAAGATGAATATGAGAAATTCAAATTGGTCCTCACCGTCCTACTCCTCGTCTTCTCATTCACATGTCGCTTTGTATTTAGTTACAG AGCCATAGATGCTCTCTTCAACTTCCTGCTGGTGTGGTACTACTGCACACTGACCATTCGGGAGAGTATCCTCATTAGCAATGGCTCCAG GATCAAGGGTTGGTGGGTGTTTCATCACTATGTGTTCTGCTTCCTGTCTGGAGTGATGCTGACTTG GCCGGAAGGCATACTCTACCAGATGTTCAGGAATCAGTTTCTCACCTACTGCTTGTACCAAA GTTTTGTCCAGTTTCTCCAGTACTACTACCAGAGTGGCTGTCTGTACAGACTTCGAGCCCTGGGAGAGAGTCACAACATGGACTTGACAGTTG TGAGAGACAGATTCGCTCCTGCATCGGCATAA
- the prr11 gene encoding proline-rich protein 11 isoform X1 — MAGSWRPSKAFLQRRKKRASSRRWAVMSKRLQETPKPIVTPVITQLGNCDPITQTSPVPLLGVRGLLLAFGRVCQIWRNCLSQSFSGFLKTFFFWRGYAKQLETLQNQMAELQREMDALHSALQQGGSTACHCHGTVAGGLVRPMFPTPPPLPLGCGSSVDPLPALTPPVPAPPPPPPPPPPPPPSTTFLQPYVPKKRVASNAQQSSKEKQDLLVAVTLRDLQTVKLRKVIVSSVKSKRTPEKIRAPLVTVADLQNVRLKRSHCQLLPKLPKCLSAGRTPSKNPMSLRTQLKRVQINRSPGGTPLFDKENMEAGTGLTPIMTQALQRKFQSALPRGPSPKAKNCNGSFDNQN, encoded by the exons atggCTGGATCATGG AGACCAAGCAAAGCCTTCCTGCAACGCAGGAAGAAGAGGGCCAGCAGCAGACGCTGGGCTGTTATGAGTAAAAGGCTTCAAGAAACACCTAAGCCCATCGTCACACCTGTAATCACACA ACTTGGAAATTGTGACCCAATCACCCAAACCAGTCCAGTTCCTTTGCTGGGTGTCAGAGGGTTGCTGCTGGCTTTTGGCAGGGTATGCCAAATCTGGAGGAACTGCCTGAGCCAG TCATTTTCTGGATTCTTGAAAACATTTTTCTTCTGGCGGGGGTATGCCAAACAATTAGAGACCCTCCAGAATCAAATGGCTGAGctgcagagggagatggatgcCTTGCATTCTGCTCTTCAG CAGGGGGGTAGCACTGCATGCCACTGCCATGGGACTGTGGCTGGTGGCTTAGTCCGTCCAATGTTCCctactcctccccctcttccgTTGGGCTGTGGGTCCAGTGTAGACCCTCTCCCTGCTCTCACACCACCAGTCccagctcctccaccacctccaccaccgccacctcctcctcccccatctacCACTTTTCTGCAGCCCTACGTCCCTAAAAAAAGAGTGGCCTCCAATGCTCAACAG AGCTCCAAGGAGAAGCAGGACTTACTGGTGGCTGTGACCCTCAGGGATTTACAGACTGTTAAACTGAGAAAGGTCATTGTCAGCAGTGTGAAATCAAAG AGGACTCCAGAGAAAATACGTGCCCCTCTGGTCACTGTGGCAGACCTGCAGAATGTCCGTCTGAAACGATCCCACTGCCAACTGCTCCCTAAGCTCCCCAAATGCCTTAGCGCTGGCAG AACACCTTCTAAAAACCCCATGAGTCTGCGTACACAGCTGAAGAGAGTTCAAATCAATAG GAGTCCTGGTGGTACTCCTCTGTTTGACAAGGAGAATATGGAGGCAGGCACTGGCCTCACCCCCATCATGACTCAGGCTCTGCAACGCAAGTTCCAG AGTGCCTTACCACGAGGACCGTCTCCAAAGGCAAAGAATTGCAATGGAAGCTTTGATAATCAAAACTGA
- the prr11 gene encoding proline-rich protein 11 isoform X6: MPNLEELPEPDGGIQILRHCNGEKCTANLANKAFMSFSGFLKTFFFWRGYAKQLETLQNQMAELQREMDALHSALQGGSTACHCHGTVAGGLVRPMFPTPPPLPLGCGSSVDPLPALTPPVPAPPPPPPPPPPPPPSTTFLQPYVPKKRVASNAQQSSKEKQDLLVAVTLRDLQTVKLRKVIVSSVKSKRTPEKIRAPLVTVADLQNVRLKRSHCQLLPKLPKCLSAGRTPSKNPMSLRTQLKRVQINRSPGGTPLFDKENMEAGTGLTPIMTQALQRKFQSALPRGPSPKAKNCNGSFDNQN, from the exons ATGCCAAATCTGGAGGAACTGCCTGAGCCAG ATGGAGGAATTCAGATATTACGTCACTGTAACGGAGAGAAATGTACGGCGAACTTAGCAAACAAGGCATTTATG TCATTTTCTGGATTCTTGAAAACATTTTTCTTCTGGCGGGGGTATGCCAAACAATTAGAGACCCTCCAGAATCAAATGGCTGAGctgcagagggagatggatgcCTTGCATTCTGCTCTTCAG GGGGGTAGCACTGCATGCCACTGCCATGGGACTGTGGCTGGTGGCTTAGTCCGTCCAATGTTCCctactcctccccctcttccgTTGGGCTGTGGGTCCAGTGTAGACCCTCTCCCTGCTCTCACACCACCAGTCccagctcctccaccacctccaccaccgccacctcctcctcccccatctacCACTTTTCTGCAGCCCTACGTCCCTAAAAAAAGAGTGGCCTCCAATGCTCAACAG AGCTCCAAGGAGAAGCAGGACTTACTGGTGGCTGTGACCCTCAGGGATTTACAGACTGTTAAACTGAGAAAGGTCATTGTCAGCAGTGTGAAATCAAAG AGGACTCCAGAGAAAATACGTGCCCCTCTGGTCACTGTGGCAGACCTGCAGAATGTCCGTCTGAAACGATCCCACTGCCAACTGCTCCCTAAGCTCCCCAAATGCCTTAGCGCTGGCAG AACACCTTCTAAAAACCCCATGAGTCTGCGTACACAGCTGAAGAGAGTTCAAATCAATAG GAGTCCTGGTGGTACTCCTCTGTTTGACAAGGAGAATATGGAGGCAGGCACTGGCCTCACCCCCATCATGACTCAGGCTCTGCAACGCAAGTTCCAG AGTGCCTTACCACGAGGACCGTCTCCAAAGGCAAAGAATTGCAATGGAAGCTTTGATAATCAAAACTGA
- the prr11 gene encoding proline-rich protein 11 isoform X2 — translation MAGSWRPSKAFLQRRKKRASSRRWAVMSKRLQETPKPIVTPVITQLGNCDPITQTSPVPLLGVRGLLLAFGRVCQIWRNCLSQSFSGFLKTFFFWRGYAKQLETLQNQMAELQREMDALHSALQGGSTACHCHGTVAGGLVRPMFPTPPPLPLGCGSSVDPLPALTPPVPAPPPPPPPPPPPPPSTTFLQPYVPKKRVASNAQQSSKEKQDLLVAVTLRDLQTVKLRKVIVSSVKSKRTPEKIRAPLVTVADLQNVRLKRSHCQLLPKLPKCLSAGRTPSKNPMSLRTQLKRVQINRSPGGTPLFDKENMEAGTGLTPIMTQALQRKFQSALPRGPSPKAKNCNGSFDNQN, via the exons atggCTGGATCATGG AGACCAAGCAAAGCCTTCCTGCAACGCAGGAAGAAGAGGGCCAGCAGCAGACGCTGGGCTGTTATGAGTAAAAGGCTTCAAGAAACACCTAAGCCCATCGTCACACCTGTAATCACACA ACTTGGAAATTGTGACCCAATCACCCAAACCAGTCCAGTTCCTTTGCTGGGTGTCAGAGGGTTGCTGCTGGCTTTTGGCAGGGTATGCCAAATCTGGAGGAACTGCCTGAGCCAG TCATTTTCTGGATTCTTGAAAACATTTTTCTTCTGGCGGGGGTATGCCAAACAATTAGAGACCCTCCAGAATCAAATGGCTGAGctgcagagggagatggatgcCTTGCATTCTGCTCTTCAG GGGGGTAGCACTGCATGCCACTGCCATGGGACTGTGGCTGGTGGCTTAGTCCGTCCAATGTTCCctactcctccccctcttccgTTGGGCTGTGGGTCCAGTGTAGACCCTCTCCCTGCTCTCACACCACCAGTCccagctcctccaccacctccaccaccgccacctcctcctcccccatctacCACTTTTCTGCAGCCCTACGTCCCTAAAAAAAGAGTGGCCTCCAATGCTCAACAG AGCTCCAAGGAGAAGCAGGACTTACTGGTGGCTGTGACCCTCAGGGATTTACAGACTGTTAAACTGAGAAAGGTCATTGTCAGCAGTGTGAAATCAAAG AGGACTCCAGAGAAAATACGTGCCCCTCTGGTCACTGTGGCAGACCTGCAGAATGTCCGTCTGAAACGATCCCACTGCCAACTGCTCCCTAAGCTCCCCAAATGCCTTAGCGCTGGCAG AACACCTTCTAAAAACCCCATGAGTCTGCGTACACAGCTGAAGAGAGTTCAAATCAATAG GAGTCCTGGTGGTACTCCTCTGTTTGACAAGGAGAATATGGAGGCAGGCACTGGCCTCACCCCCATCATGACTCAGGCTCTGCAACGCAAGTTCCAG AGTGCCTTACCACGAGGACCGTCTCCAAAGGCAAAGAATTGCAATGGAAGCTTTGATAATCAAAACTGA